From the genome of Penaeus monodon isolate SGIC_2016 chromosome 11, NSTDA_Pmon_1, whole genome shotgun sequence:
CGCTCGTCATGGCCGTGCACGCCTTGCAGGCATTGCACTTGAACTGAGGCAGACTGAAACCCCCTACTGTCAGAGGATCAACCTGCGTCATGGGGCACAGCAGATTGCCGGTCTGGAGCGCGTAAGAGGCCGACACGCTTCCGAGTGTGACGGTGAGGGCCTCGGAGGTGAAGACCTGGCCCATGATTAAGATCAGGGAAAGAGCTGCAAGTTTACAGCCCATCTTTGCCTTCTTGGGAGTTACTGGACGAAAGATATCTTAGACGCGACTTCTAGAGCACAACCTCGACTGTTCTTGACTGGAGACCAAGAAGGCGCTATCCCTAGTAGGACCGACGAAGGACTTGTCTTAGAG
Proteins encoded in this window:
- the LOC119578364 gene encoding uncharacterized protein LOC119578364, which codes for MGCKLAALSLILIMGQVFTSEALTVTLGSVSASYALQTGNLLCPMTQVDPLTVGGFSLPQFKCNACKACTAMTSGNVTINGHCVQLLSKVTLNNGTEVDWQRGCVCKRN